In the Harmonia axyridis chromosome 3, icHarAxyr1.1, whole genome shotgun sequence genome, one interval contains:
- the LOC123677040 gene encoding fibrillin-1-like isoform X1 produces the protein MYKMSSDFYLVLFFLFSVINVICTVNNGECRFCINGKCRGKLCICNKGFVMDSVNKYKCNRLCSKLCSNGRCSAKETCTCNAGYILDIKDKYRCNKLCSKTCVNGRCTARETCSCNAGYIIDSKDRYKCNKLCSRSCINGRCSAKETCTCNAGYILDLKDKYRCNKLCSKTCVNGRCTARETCSCNAGYIIDSKDKYKCNKLCSRSCINGRCSARETCTCNAGYILDLKDKYKCNSLCSKTCVNGRCTSRETCSCNAGYILDSKDKYKCNKLCSRSCINGRCSAKETCTCNAGYILDLKDKYKCNKLCSKTCVNGRCTAKETCTCNAGYILDTKDKYKCNNMCSKTCVNGRCTSRETCSCNAGYILDFKDKYKCNKLCSRSCINGRCSAKETCTCNAGYSLDQKDKYKCNKLCSKTCVNGRCTARETCSCNAGYILDSKDKYKCNKLCSRSCINGRCSAKETCTCNAGYILDLKDKYKCNKLCSKTCVNGRCTARETCSCNAGYIIDSKDRYKCNKLCSRSCINGRCSAKETCTCNAGYILDLKDKYRCNKLCSKTCVNGRCTARETCSCNAGYIIDSKDKYKCNKLCSRSCINGRCSAKETCTCNTGYILDTKDKYKCNNLCSKTCVNGRCTSRETCSCNAGYILDSKDKYKCNKLCSKSCINGRCSAKETCTCNAGYILDLKDKYKCNKLCSKTCVNGRCTAKETCTCNAGYILDTKDKYKCNNLCSKTCVNGRCTSRETCSCNAGYILDSKDKYKCNKLCSRSCINGRCSARETCTCNAGYSLDQKDKYKCNKLCSKTCVNGRCTARETCSCNAGYILDFKDKYKCNKLCSRSCINGRCSAKETCTCNAGYILDLKDKYKCNSLCSKTCVNGRCTARETCSCNAGYILDSKDKYKCNKLCSRSCINGRCSARETCTCNAGYILDLKDKYKCNSLCSKTCVNGRCTARETCSCNAGYILDSKDKYKCNKLCSRSCINGRCSARETCTCNAGYILDLKDKYKCNSLCSKTCVNGRCTARETCSCNAGYILDSKDKYKCNKLCSRSCINGRCSARETCTCNAGYSLDQKDKYKCNKLCSKTCVNGRCTARETCSCNAGYILDSKDKYKCNKLCSRPCINGRCSARETCTCNAGYILDLKDKYKCNSLCSKTCVNGRCTAKETCSCNAGYILDSKDKYKCNKLCSRPCINGRCSARETCTCNAGYILDLKDKYKCNSLCSKTCVNGRCTAKETCSCNAGYILDSKDKYKCNKLCSRSCINGRCSARETCTCNAGYILDLKDKYKCNKLCSRTCVNGRCTARETCSCNAGYILDLKDKYKCNKLCSQSCMNGRCSAKETCSCNAGYSLDLKDKYKCNSLCSKTCVNGRCTAKETCSCNAGYILDSKDKYKCNKLCSRSCINGRCSAKETCTCNAGYSLDQKDKYKCNKLYSKTCVNGRCTARETCSCNAGYILDSKDKYKCNKLCSRSCINGRCSARETCTCNAGYSLDLKDKYKCNSPCSKTCVNGRCTARETCSCNAGYYLDSKDKYKCNKLCSRTCINGSCSAKETCSCDTGFVQDPKDKYKCNLLCSKSCINGRCSAKETCTCNTGFIPDPKDKYKCNQLCMRPCVNGRCSAKETCTCNTGYVPDPDDRYRCNLLCSKSCINGRCSANETCTCDTGFVPDPKDKYKCNQLCSRPCVNGQCSAKETCTCNTGYILDPKDKYNCTLACSKSCINGRCSAKETCTCDAGFIPDPKDKYKCNQLCSRPCVNGRCSAKETCTCNTGYILDPKDKYNCTLACSKSCINGRCSAKETCTCDAGFIPDPKDKYKCNQLCSRPCVNGRCSAKETCTCNTGYISDPKDKYNCTLRCSKSCINGRCSAKETCTCDAGFIPDPKDKYKCNQLCSRPCVNGRCSAKETCTCNTGYILDPKDKYNCTLLCSKSCINGSCSAKETCTCDAGFIPDPKDKYKCNQLCSRPCVNGRCSAKETCTCNTVYFSDPNDKYRCYQLCTRPCINGRCSAKETCTCDAGFIPDPKDKYKCNQLCSRPCVNGRCSAKETCTCNTGYVPDPNDKYRCNLLCSRPCINGRCSTKETCTCDAGFIPDLKDKYNCNQLCSRPCVNGRCSAKETCTCNRGYILGNSSFECVKGCSEHCINGTCVSYETCECFKNFTLVKGSKYVCQELSVNHTSVGSGCGPGYKNDIINNRCIAECPTSCKYGYCIEPYKCICDEPFTMKNGSCVLGKRNYTTKFDSRNSSSSEVYLTNMHFIFLALGFVVGVTSFLLVYVVYKFYKKKINRDLHPMENALDEFFSAHPIVYADASSTNEFDNSSEIITSTQRTPLLQQLLGEMRV, from the exons ATGTATAAGATGAGTTCAGATTTTTATTTGgtgttgtttttcttgttttctGTGATAAACGTGATATGTACAGTCAATAATGG CGAATGCAGATTTTGTATAAATGGAAAATGCCGAGGAAAGCTATGCATCTGTAACAAAGGATTCGTTATGGATTCGGTAAATAAATATAAGTGTAATAGACTTTGCAGTAAATTATGCTCAAACGGAAGATGTTCTGCCAAAGAAACTTGCACTTGCAATGCTGGTTATATCCTTGACATTAAAGATAAATACAGATGTAACAAACTATGTAGTAAAACATGTGTGAATGGGAGATGTACTGCTAGAGAAACATGCTCTTGTAATGCCGGATATATCATCGATTCAAAGGACAGATATAAATGTAATAAACTTTGTAGTAGATCATGTATCAACGGAAGATGTTCTGCCAAAGAAACTTGCACTTGCAATGCCGGTTATATCCTTGACCTTAAAGATAAATACAGATGTAACAAACTATGTAGTAAAACATGTGTGAATGGGAGATGTACTGCTAGAGAAACATGCTCTTGTAATGCCGGATATATCATCGATTCAAAGGACAAATATAAATGTAATAAACTTTGTAGTAGATCATGCATCAACGGAAGATGCTCTGCCAGAGAAACTTGCACTTGCAATGCAGGTTATATTCTTGACCTgaaagataaatacaaatgtaacaGTCTATGTAGTAAAACATGTGTGAATGGAAGATGTACTTCTAGAGAAACATGCTCTTGTAATGCAGGATACATCCTCGATTCGAAGGACAAATATAAATGTAATAAACTATGTAGTCGATCATGCATAAATGGAAGGTGCTCTGCCAAAGAAACTTGCACTTGCAATGCAGGTTATATCCTTGATTTgaaagataaatacaaatgtaacaaactatgcAGCAAAACATGTGTGAATGGAAGATGTACTGCCAAAGAAACTTGCACTTGCAATGCAGGTTATATCCTTGACACGAAAGACAAATACAAATGTAATAATATGTGTAGTAAAACATGTGTGAATGGAAGATGTACTTCTAGAGAAACATGTTCTTGTAATGCGGGATATATCCTCGATTTTAAGGACAAATATAAATGTAATAAACTATGTAGTCGATCATGCATAAATGGAAGGTGCTCTGCCAAAGAAACTTGCACTTGCAATGCAGGTTATAGCCTTGACCAgaaagataaatacaaatgtaacaaactatgcAGCAAAACATGTGTGAATGGAAGATGTACTGCTAGAGAAACATGCTCTTGTAATGCAGGATATATCCTCGATTCGAAGGACAAATATAAATGTAATAAACTTTGTAGTAGATCTTGCATCAACGGAAGATGCTCTGCCAAAGAAACTTGCACTTGCAATGCAGGTTATATTCTTGATTTgaaagataaatacaaatgtaacaaactatgcAGCAAAACATGTGTGAATGGAAGATGTACTGCTAGAGAAACATGCTCTTGTAATGCCGGATATATCATCGATTCAAAGGACAGATATAAATGTAATAAACTTTGTAGTAGATCATGTATCAACGGAAGATGTTCTGCCAAAGAAACTTGCACTTGCAATGCCGGTTATATCCTTGACCTTAAAGATAAATACAGATGTAACAAACTATGTAGTAAAACATGTGTGAATGGGAGATGTACTGCTAGAGAAACATGCTCTTGTAATGCCGGATATATCATCGATTCAAAGGACAAATATAAATGTAATAAACTTTGTAGTAGATCATGCATCAACGGAAGATGCTCTGCCAAAGAAACTTGCACTTGCAATACAGGTTATATCCTTGACACGAAAGACAAATACAAATGTAATAATCTGTGTAGTAAAACATGTGTGAATGGAAGATGTACTTCTAGAGAAACATGCTCTTGTAATGCAGGATACATCCTCGATTCGAAGGACAAATATAAATGTAATAAACTTTGTAGTAAATCTTGCATAAATGGAAGGTGCTCTGCCAAAGAAACTTGCACTTGCAATGCAGGTTATATCCTTGATTTgaaagataaatacaaatgtaacaaactatgcAGCAAAACATGTGTGAATGGAAGATGTACTGCCAAAGAAACTTGCACTTGCAATGCAGGTTATATCCTTGACACGAAAGACAAATACAAATGTAATAATCTGTGTAGTAAAACATGTGTGAATGGAAGATGTACTTCTAGAGAAACATGCTCTTGTAATGCAGGATACATCCTCGATTCGAAGGACAAATATAAATGTAATAAACTTTGTAGTAGATCTTGCATCAACGGAAGATGCTCTGCCAGAGAAACTTGCACTTGCAATGCAGGTTATAGCCTTGACCAgaaagataaatacaaatgtaacaaactatgcAGCAAGACATGTGTGAATGGAAGATGTACTGCTAGAGAAACATGTTCTTGTAATGCGGGATATATCCTCGATTTTAAGGACAAATATAAATGTAATAAACTATGTAGTCGATCATGCATAAATGGAAGGTGCTCTGCCAAAGAAACTTGCACTTGCAATGCAGGTTATATCCTTGATTTgaaagataaatacaaatgtaacaGTCTATGTAGTAAAACATGTGTGAATGGAAGATGTACTGCTAGAGAAACATGCTCTTGTAATGCAGGATATATCCTCGATTCGAAGGACAAATATAAATGTAATAAACTTTGTAGTAGATCTTGCATCAACGGAAGATGCTCTGCCAGAGAAACTTGCACTTGCAATGCAGGTTATATTCTTGACCTgaaagataaatacaaatgtaacaGTCTATGTAGTAAAACATGTGTGAATGGAAGATGTACTGCTAGAGAAACATGCTCTTGTAATGCAGGATATATCCTCGATTCGAAGGACAAATATAAATGTAATAAACTTTGTAGTAGATCTTGCATCAACGGAAGATGCTCTGCCAGAGAAACTTGCACTTGCAATGCAGGTTATATTCTTGACCTgaaagataaatacaaatgtaacaGTCTATGTAGTAAAACATGTGTGAATGGAAGATGTACTGCTAGAGAAACATGCTCTTGTAATGCAGGATACATCCTCGATTCGAAGGACAAATATAAATGTAATAAACTTTGTAGTAGATCTTGCATCAACGGAAGATGCTCTGCCAGAGAAACTTGCACTTGCAATGCAGGTTATAGCCTTGACCAgaaagataaatacaaatgtaacaaactatgcAGCAAAACATGTGTGAATGGAAGATGTACTGCTAGAGAAACATGCTCTTGTAATGCAGGATATATCCTCGATTCGAAGGACAAATATAAATGTAATAAACTTTGTAGTAGACCTTGCATCAACGGAAGATGCTCTGCCAGAGAAACTTGCACTTGCAATGCAGGTTATATTCTTGATTTgaaagataaatacaaatgtaacaGTCTATGTAGTAAAACATGTGTGAATGGAAGATGTACTGCTAAAGAAACATGCTCTTGTAATGCAGGATATATCCTCGATTCGAAGGACAAATATAAATGTAATAAACTTTGTAGTAGACCTTGCATCAACGGAAGATGCTCTGCCAGAGAAACTTGCACTTGCAATGCAGGTTATATTCTTGATTTgaaagataaatacaaatgtaacaGTCTATGTAGTAAAACATGTGTGAATGGAAGATGTACTGCTAAAGAAACATGCTCTTGTAATGCAGGATATATCCTCGATTCGAAGGACAAATATAAATGTAATAAACTTTGTAGTAGATCTTGCATCAACGGAAGATGCTCTGCCAGAGAAACTTGCACTTGCAATGCAGGTTATATTCTTGATTTgaaagataaatacaaatgtaacaaactatgcAGCAGAACATGTGTGAATGGAAGATGTACTGCTAGAGAAACATGTTCTTGTAATGCGGGATATATCCTCGATTTGAAGGACAAATATAAATGTAATAAACTATGTAGTCAATCATGCATGAATGGAAGGTGCTCTGCCAAAGAAACATGCTCTTGTAATGCAGGTTATAGCCTTGACCTgaaagataaatacaaatgtaacaGTCTATGTAGTAAAACATGTGTGAATGGAAGATGTACTGCTAAAGAAACATGCTCTTGTAATGCAGGATATATCCTCGATTCGAAGGACAAATATAAATGTAATAAACTATGTAGTAGATCATGCATAAATGGTAGGTGCTCTGCCAAAGAAACTTGCACTTGCAATGCAGGTTATAGCCTTGATCAgaaagataaatacaaatgtaacaaactatacAGCAAAACATGTGTGAATGGAAGATGTACTGCTAGAGAAACATGTTCTTGTAATGCAGGATATATCCTCGATTCGAAGGACAAATATAAATGTAATAAACTTTGTAGTAGATCTTGCATCAACGGAAGATGCTCTGCCAGAGAAACTTGCACTTGCAATGCAGGTTATAGCCTTGACCTgaaagataaatacaaatgtaataGTCCGTGTAGTAAAACATGTGTGAATGGGAGATGTACTGCTAGAGAAACATGCTCTTGTAATGCAGGATATTATCTCGATTCGAAGGACAAATATAAATGTAATAAACTGTGTAGTAGAACATGCATAAATGGAAGTTGCTCTGCCAAAGAAACTTGTAGTTGTGATACAGGATTCGTCCAAGATCCGAAAGACAAGTACAAATGCAATCTGCTATGTAGTAAATCATGCATCAATGGACGGTGCTCTGCCAAAGAAACTTGTACTTGTAATACAGGATTCATCCCAGATCCGAAAGACAAGTACAAATGCAATCAGCTATGCATGAGACCCTGCGTCAATGGACGGTGTTCTGCTAAAGAAACTTGTACTTGTAACACTGGATACGTCCCGGATCCGGATGACAGATACAGATGTAACCTGCTATGTAGTAAATCATGCATCAATGGACGGTGCTCTGCCAATGAAACTTGTACTTGTGATACAGGATTCGTCCCAGATCCGAAAGACAAGTACAAATGCAATCAGCTTTGCAGTAGACCATGCGTCAATGGACAGTGTTCTGCCAAAGAAACTTGTACTTGTAACACTGGATACATCCTAGATCCGAAAGACAAATACAATTGCACTCTGGCATGTAGTAAATCATGCATCAATGGACGGTGCTCTGCCAAAGAAACTTGTACTTGTGATGCAGGATTCATCCCAGATCCGAAAGACAAGTACAAATGCAATCAGCTATGCAGTAGACCATGCGTCAATGGACGGTGTTCTGCCAAAGAAACTTGTACTTGTAACACTGGATACATCCTAGATCCGAAAGACAAATACAATTGCACTCTGGCATGTAGTAAATCATGCATCAATGGACGGTGCTCTGCCAAAGAAACTTGTACTTGTGATGCAGGATTCATCCCAGATCCGAAAGACAAGTACAAATGCAATCAGCTATGCAGTAGACCATGCGTCAATGGACGGTGTTCTGCCAAAGAAACTTGTACTTGTAACACTGGATACATCTCAGATCCGAAAGACAAATACAATTGCACTCTGAGATGTAGTAAATCATGCATCAATGGACGGTGCTCTGCCAAAGAAACTTGTACTTGTGATGCAGGATTCATCCCAGATCCGAAAGACAAGTACAAATGCAATCAGCTATGCAGTAGACCATGCGTAAATGGACGGTGTTCTGCCAAAGAAACTTGTACTTGTAACACTGGATACATCCTAGATCCGAAAGATAAATACAATTGCACTCTGCTATGTAGTAAATCATGCATCAATGGAAGTTGCTCTGCCAAAGAAACTTGTACTTGTGATGCAGGATTCATCCCAGATCCGAAAGACAAGTATAAATGCAATCAGCTATGCAGTAGACCATGTGTCAATGGACGGTGTTCTGCCAAAGAAACTTGTACTTGTAACACTGTATACTTCTCAGATCCGAATGACAAATACAGATGCTATCAGTTATGCACTAGACCATGTATCAATGGAAGGTGCTCTGCCAAAGAAACTTGTACTTGTGATGCAGGATTCATCCCAGATCCGAAAGACAAGTATAAATGCAATCAGCTATGCAGTAGACCATGCGTCAATGGACGGTGTTCTGCCAAAGAAACTTGTACTTGTAACACTGGATACGTCCCAGATCCGAATGACAAATACAGATGTAACCTGCTATGCAGTAGACCATGCATCAATGGAAGGTGCTCTACCAAAGAAACTTGTACTTGTGATGCAGGATTCATTCCAGATCTAAAAGACAAGTACAACTGCAATCAGCTATGCAGTAGACCATGCGTCAATGGAAGATGCTCTGCCAAAGAAACTTGTACTTGTAATCGAGGGTATATATTGGGTAATAGCAGTTTCGAATGTGTAAAGGGTTGTTCTGAACATTGTATCAATGGAACATGCGTGTCATATGAAACGTGTGAATGTTTCAAGAATTTCACCCTGGTTAAAGGCAGTAAATATGTATGTCAGGAACTTTCAGTGAATCATACTTCTGTAGGTTCAGGATGTGGCCCTGGTTATAAGAATGATATAATTAATAACCGTTGCATTGCAGAATGCCCAACGTCCTGTAAGTATGGATATTGTATAGAACCTTATAAATGTATTTGTGATGAACCTTTCACGATGAAGAATGGAAGTTGTGTTCTGGGAAAGCGGAATTATACAACAAAATTTGATTCAAGGAATTCTTCCAGCTCTGAGGTGTATCTTACAAATATGCACTTCATATTCTTGGCGCTTGG ATTCGTTGTAGGGGTCACATCTTTTCTACTTGTTTATGTAGTATATAAATTTTATAAGAAGAAGATCAATCGAGATTTGCATCCCATGGAAAATGCCTTAG atgagTTTTTCAGTGCACATCCTATAGTTTATGCTGACGCCTCTTCAACGAATGAATTTGATAACTCTTCCGAAATTATTACGTCAACGCAAAGGACTCCATTATTGCAACAACTGCTAGGTGAAATGAGAGTGTAA